The following coding sequences are from one Shewanella putrefaciens window:
- a CDS encoding HDOD domain-containing protein, whose amino-acid sequence MIKSIFNKLFNLREDNPIERPKSFSATDLGKPLAISPKNITQQESISANVVYVDLSALFYSLLFPARVNDAGGIANNLERRVMAEIEHALASPQVIAEKVLKLPSKVLELDRKLADPQFDIKALLALIERDPLLSVEVLKLCNSPAFKRSDRDITSLQQALVQLGREQLRKFVTTCLVREMLDIKPIYFRRFGAEIWRHSMQVAFLASELSDEDQDTAFLLGLLHDVGKLAIFKMLLDAFVQAEPGEQPNSGLFRQVMTTKSLTLSSLLAKHWQLPNTFETELDRLASVNSRPQAGLAAVVWRANVISEISMLHQAGQLSPEILANLLQQVNLEQTQFDGLHQKLLQF is encoded by the coding sequence TTGATAAAGTCCATTTTTAATAAATTATTTAATCTTCGTGAAGATAACCCAATTGAGCGTCCTAAGAGCTTTAGTGCCACCGATTTGGGAAAGCCACTAGCAATTTCTCCAAAAAATATCACTCAGCAGGAAAGTATTTCTGCTAACGTTGTTTACGTTGATTTATCTGCACTTTTTTATAGTTTGTTATTTCCCGCTCGAGTGAATGATGCCGGTGGAATTGCCAACAATCTTGAACGTCGGGTAATGGCGGAGATAGAGCATGCCTTAGCATCGCCACAAGTGATCGCCGAAAAAGTGTTAAAACTGCCGTCAAAGGTATTGGAGTTAGATCGTAAGCTGGCTGACCCACAGTTTGATATTAAGGCTCTATTAGCACTTATCGAGCGTGATCCTTTACTGAGTGTGGAGGTGCTTAAGCTGTGCAATTCCCCTGCGTTTAAACGTAGCGATAGGGATATCACCAGTTTACAACAGGCTTTGGTACAGCTTGGCCGCGAACAGTTGAGAAAGTTTGTCACCACTTGTTTAGTGCGTGAAATGTTAGATATCAAACCAATTTATTTCCGTCGTTTTGGGGCTGAAATTTGGCGCCATTCGATGCAGGTCGCTTTTCTTGCCAGTGAGTTAAGCGATGAAGATCAAGATACAGCTTTTTTATTGGGCCTATTACACGATGTCGGCAAGTTGGCTATTTTTAAAATGCTCCTCGATGCATTTGTACAGGCAGAGCCAGGAGAACAGCCTAATTCTGGGTTATTTAGACAAGTTATGACGACCAAATCGTTAACCTTGAGTTCATTGCTTGCTAAGCATTGGCAGTTACCTAATACCTTTGAAACAGAATTAGACAGGCTCGCCAGTGTGAACTCGCGTCCTCAAGCGGGGCTTGCTGCAGTGGTATGGCGGGCGAATGTGATCAGCGAGATTTCTATGCTGCATCAAGCAGGGCAATTATCCCCTGAGATACTGGCGAATTTACTGCAGCAAGTTAACTTGGAACAGACCCAATTTGATGGCTTACATCAAAAGCTGCTGCAGTTCTGA
- the glyS gene encoding glycine--tRNA ligase subunit beta: MNFENLLIELGTEELPPKSLRKLAESFLANFTEELTKADLAFSSAVWYAAPRRLAINVTELALAQADKVVEKRGPAVSSAFDAEGKPTKAAEGWARGNGITVEQAERLVTDKGEWLVHNAKVEGVETKSLIAAMAQRALDKLPIPKPMRWGNNKTQFIRPVHTATILLGSELIEGELLGIKSARTVRGHRFMGLKQFELAHADHYLADLKEKGKVIADYESRKALIKADAEKAAAKIGGTADIEDSLLEEVASLVEWPVVLTASFEEKFLSVPSEALVYTMKGDQKYFPVFDDAGKLLPNFIFVANIESKDPAQIISGNEKVVRPRLADAEFFFNTDKKHTLESRLPSLETVLFQQQLGTLKDKVNRISALAAFIAEQTGANAVDAARAGLLSKTDLMTNMVMEFTDTQGTMGMHYARLDGETEAVAVAMEEQYKPKFSGDTVPSAGVSCAVALADKLDTLVGIFGIGQAPKGAADPFALRRAAIGVLRIIVENKLPLDLVTLIAKAQELHGTHLSNANASDEVLEFLMARFRAWYQDKGIGVDVILAVLARRPTRPADFDSRINAVSHFRSLEASGALAAANKRVSNILAKVEGALPTTIDASLLTEAAEQALAAKLNELQPQLAPLFANADYQQALTLLAGLRESVDQFFEDVMVMADDEALKNNRLALLNNLREQFLHVADISLLQ, encoded by the coding sequence ATGAATTTTGAAAACTTACTCATAGAGTTAGGCACGGAAGAGTTACCACCCAAGTCACTGCGTAAACTGGCTGAATCCTTTTTAGCTAACTTTACTGAAGAACTCACCAAAGCCGATTTAGCGTTCAGCTCAGCCGTTTGGTACGCAGCGCCACGTCGTCTGGCAATTAACGTCACTGAACTTGCCCTTGCGCAAGCCGACAAAGTCGTTGAAAAACGCGGCCCAGCAGTGAGTTCAGCATTCGATGCTGAAGGCAAACCGACTAAAGCCGCCGAAGGTTGGGCACGTGGTAATGGTATTACTGTTGAACAAGCCGAACGTTTAGTTACAGATAAAGGCGAATGGTTAGTCCATAACGCCAAAGTTGAAGGCGTCGAAACAAAAAGTTTAATCGCTGCTATGGCGCAACGTGCACTCGATAAATTGCCCATTCCTAAGCCAATGCGTTGGGGCAATAATAAAACCCAATTTATTCGCCCTGTTCATACTGCCACTATCTTGTTAGGCAGTGAGTTGATTGAAGGTGAATTGCTGGGTATCAAATCGGCACGCACTGTTCGCGGTCACCGCTTTATGGGCCTAAAGCAGTTTGAATTAGCCCATGCAGATCACTACCTTGCCGACCTAAAAGAAAAAGGCAAAGTCATCGCCGATTACGAAAGCCGTAAAGCATTAATCAAAGCCGATGCCGAAAAAGCCGCCGCTAAGATTGGTGGCACAGCCGATATCGAAGATAGCCTACTTGAAGAAGTCGCCTCTTTGGTTGAATGGCCAGTGGTATTGACCGCTAGCTTCGAAGAAAAATTCTTAAGTGTGCCGTCTGAAGCTTTGGTCTATACCATGAAGGGCGATCAAAAATACTTCCCTGTCTTTGATGATGCAGGCAAGTTACTGCCAAACTTTATCTTTGTGGCAAATATCGAATCAAAAGATCCCGCGCAAATTATCTCTGGTAACGAGAAAGTGGTTCGCCCACGTCTTGCCGACGCCGAGTTCTTTTTTAATACCGATAAAAAGCACACGCTGGAATCGCGTTTACCTAGCCTTGAAACAGTCCTGTTCCAACAGCAGCTCGGTACCTTAAAAGACAAAGTGAATCGTATTTCTGCCCTAGCCGCCTTTATTGCCGAGCAAACTGGCGCGAATGCGGTTGATGCAGCCCGTGCAGGTTTGTTATCTAAAACCGATTTGATGACCAATATGGTGATGGAGTTTACCGACACTCAAGGCACTATGGGCATGCACTACGCCCGCCTCGATGGTGAAACCGAAGCCGTTGCGGTTGCGATGGAAGAGCAATACAAGCCTAAGTTCTCTGGCGATACAGTGCCTAGTGCAGGCGTATCTTGTGCAGTCGCATTAGCAGATAAGCTCGACACTTTAGTCGGTATCTTTGGTATTGGCCAAGCACCAAAAGGCGCAGCCGATCCCTTTGCCCTACGCCGTGCCGCCATCGGTGTGCTGCGTATTATAGTTGAGAACAAACTGCCACTGGATTTAGTAACACTGATTGCTAAAGCTCAGGAGCTCCACGGCACTCACTTAAGCAACGCCAATGCAAGCGACGAAGTGTTAGAGTTCTTAATGGCTCGCTTCCGCGCTTGGTATCAAGATAAAGGTATTGGTGTTGATGTGATCTTAGCGGTACTAGCACGTCGCCCAACACGCCCAGCTGATTTTGATAGCCGTATCAATGCGGTTTCACACTTTAGAAGCCTAGAAGCTTCTGGCGCACTTGCAGCAGCGAACAAACGTGTATCCAACATTCTGGCTAAGGTTGAAGGCGCTTTACCAACTACTATCGATGCGAGTTTGTTAACCGAAGCCGCAGAGCAAGCATTGGCGGCCAAGTTGAATGAGCTGCAACCACAGTTGGCACCTTTATTTGCCAATGCCGATTACCAACAAGCCTTAACTTTGTTAGCTGGCCTGCGTGAAAGCGTCGATCAGTTCTTTGAAGATGTGATGGTTATGGCAGATGATGAAGCATTGAAAAACAATCGCTTAGCATTGTTGAATAATCTACGCGAGCAGTTCCTGCACGTAGCGGATATCTCATTACTGCAATAA
- the glyQ gene encoding glycine--tRNA ligase subunit alpha has protein sequence MTTKHDVKTFQGFILTLQEYWAQQGCAIVQPLDMEVGAGTFHPQTFLRSLGPEPMSSAYVQPSRRPTDGRYGENPNRLQHYYQFQVVLKPSPDNIQELYLGSLQALGIDTQIHDIRFVEDNWESPTLGAWGLGWEVWLNGMEVTQFTYFQQVGGLECSPVTGEITYGLERLAMYIQGVDSVYDLVWTDGPMGRITYGDVFHQNEVEQSTYNFEHADVDFMFALFDQCEKMCQHLLSLEKPLPLPAYEQVMKASHAFNLLDARHAISVTERQRYILRVRTMAKAVAESYYQAREALGFPMCK, from the coding sequence ATGACGACAAAACACGACGTAAAAACATTTCAGGGTTTTATTCTCACCCTGCAGGAATATTGGGCGCAGCAAGGCTGTGCAATCGTTCAACCTCTAGATATGGAAGTCGGTGCGGGAACTTTCCACCCACAAACCTTCTTACGCTCTCTAGGGCCAGAACCTATGAGCAGTGCCTATGTGCAGCCATCGCGCCGCCCAACAGATGGCCGTTACGGTGAAAACCCTAACCGTCTACAGCACTACTACCAATTCCAAGTCGTGTTGAAGCCTTCACCAGATAATATCCAAGAACTCTATTTAGGTTCACTGCAAGCACTCGGTATCGATACTCAAATCCACGATATCCGCTTTGTTGAGGATAACTGGGAATCACCAACACTCGGTGCTTGGGGTCTAGGCTGGGAAGTCTGGCTTAACGGCATGGAAGTGACTCAGTTTACCTACTTCCAACAGGTCGGCGGCTTAGAATGCAGCCCTGTCACGGGTGAAATCACCTATGGCCTAGAGCGTCTGGCGATGTATATCCAAGGTGTTGATAGCGTTTATGATCTCGTTTGGACCGATGGCCCAATGGGCCGCATCACCTATGGCGATGTATTCCACCAAAACGAAGTCGAACAATCGACCTATAACTTTGAACACGCCGATGTAGACTTTATGTTTGCTCTGTTCGATCAGTGCGAAAAAATGTGTCAGCATTTATTGTCGCTGGAAAAACCTTTACCTCTACCCGCCTATGAGCAAGTGATGAAAGCCTCACACGCCTTCAACCTGCTCGATGCCCGCCACGCCATTTCAGTTACCGAGCGCCAACGCTACATCTTACGCGTTCGCACTATGGCTAAGGCTGTTGCTGAATCCTATTATCAGGCACGCGAAGCGCTTGGCTTCCCAATGTGTAAGTAG
- a CDS encoding DNA-3-methyladenine glycosylase I — translation MEEIRCGWVSDDPLYREYHDKVWGRPVYDPKELFAKLCLDGQQAGLSWITILKKQQNYEQAFANFEPEIIATFDEAKVEELMLDPGIVRNRLKVNSIIKNAKGYLAYTADGKDFSAFLWSFVGGKPIVNQIRAMSQVQAQTPESEAMSKALKKLGFNFVGPTICYAFMQAVGMVNDHLVECIAYQACVDSCAGLHNHEQH, via the coding sequence ATGGAAGAGATCCGCTGTGGCTGGGTAAGTGATGATCCCTTATATCGTGAGTATCACGACAAAGTGTGGGGGCGACCTGTTTATGATCCAAAGGAGCTGTTTGCTAAGTTGTGTTTAGATGGTCAACAGGCCGGATTATCTTGGATAACTATCCTGAAGAAGCAACAAAACTATGAACAGGCCTTTGCTAATTTTGAACCTGAGATAATTGCCACCTTCGATGAGGCGAAAGTGGAGGAGCTTATGTTGGATCCCGGTATAGTGCGCAACCGCTTGAAGGTGAACTCTATCATCAAGAATGCTAAAGGTTATTTAGCCTATACTGCCGATGGGAAGGATTTCTCTGCATTTTTATGGAGCTTTGTGGGCGGTAAACCCATAGTTAATCAGATTAGGGCAATGTCGCAGGTTCAGGCACAAACACCAGAATCTGAAGCCATGTCAAAAGCGTTGAAGAAGCTCGGATTCAATTTTGTCGGCCCAACCATTTGTTATGCCTTTATGCAGGCGGTGGGAATGGTGAACGATCATCTTGTAGAGTGTATTGCTTATCAAGCCTGTGTCGATTCTTGTGCCGGACTGCATAATCACGAGCAACATTAA
- a CDS encoding amidohydrolase family protein, translated as MLNAKLTPLYIALTLGMNTFAVNATETKESTWHVNAPANAPLEQVKVDVNEGTWMNLSVSPDGKHIVFDLLGDIYQIPVTGGEAKPLAQGIAWQMQPVYSPDGKHIAFTSDGDGGDNIWIMDADGKNPRTVTQETFRLLNSPAWSPDSQYLVARKHFTASRSLGAGEVWLYHVAGGEGVKLTERPNDEKDLGEPAYSPDGRYIYFSQDDTPGKTFHYSKDSVNGIYKIKRYDTQTGEIEILIEGTGGAIRPTPSPDGTKLAYIKRDDFQSSLYLLDLKSGETTKLFGELDRDMQETWAIHGVYPTMAWTQDNKDIFFWAKGKINRLNVANKTLTDIPFSVKTELAVQPSVRFKQDIDKDVFDVKMLRMAQVSPDGSKVAFEALGKIWLKSLPDGKMSRLTELDKNIAELYPQWSRDGKNIVFTTWNDQDQGTVQVISAKGGKPKQLTSEPGKYVEPTFSPDGELVVYRKTQGGNLTPKTWSQEPGLYKADLKTKQNKKISSDGYQAQFGANADRVFFMNSSEDETPQLSSINLDGFDKRVHYSSKHATEFRVSPDGEQLAFAERFKVWVTPFAKHGETVEIGPNASNLPVSQLSARAGESISWNSKSDQLYWTLGPELYQAKVDTQYRNKDEKAQPSIIDLGFTEKADVPRGTIAFIGGKVITMENDQVIDNGVVIVKDNHIVAVGDANVAIPKDAQIIDIKGKSIMPGLFDAHAHGPQADDEIVPQQNWALYSGLSLGVTTIHDPSNDTTEIFAASEQQKAGNIVGPRIFSTGTILYGANAPGYTSHIDSLDDAKFHLERLKKVGAFSVKSYNQPRRNQRQQVIAAARELEMMVVPEGGSLLQHNLSMIADGHTTVEHSLPVGSIYNDIKQFWSQTQVGYTPTLVVAYGGISGENYWYDKTDVWAHPRLSMYVPADILQARSMRRPHAPDSHYNHFNVANVANELNKLGVHPNIGAHGQREGLAAHWEMWMFAQGGMSNMEVLKTATINPATTFGLEHQLGSIKEGKLADLIVIDGDPLADIRVTDKVTYTMVNGKLFNAETMNKLNGDKEQRKPFFFEKI; from the coding sequence ATGTTGAACGCTAAACTTACCCCGCTTTATATTGCCCTCACTCTTGGGATGAATACCTTCGCAGTTAACGCCACAGAAACGAAAGAATCGACTTGGCATGTTAACGCTCCAGCGAATGCTCCCTTAGAGCAAGTCAAAGTTGATGTTAATGAAGGTACTTGGATGAACTTGAGTGTCAGTCCAGATGGTAAGCATATCGTCTTCGACTTACTTGGTGACATCTACCAAATTCCAGTAACAGGCGGTGAAGCTAAGCCATTGGCCCAAGGCATAGCTTGGCAGATGCAGCCCGTCTATAGCCCAGATGGCAAGCACATTGCTTTTACGTCCGATGGCGATGGTGGTGATAACATTTGGATTATGGATGCCGATGGTAAAAATCCAAGAACCGTTACCCAAGAAACCTTTAGGCTGCTAAACAGTCCAGCTTGGAGCCCAGACTCCCAGTATCTGGTTGCCCGTAAGCACTTTACCGCCAGCCGCAGTTTAGGTGCGGGCGAAGTGTGGCTATACCACGTTGCGGGGGGCGAAGGCGTCAAACTGACCGAACGTCCAAATGATGAGAAAGATTTAGGTGAACCCGCATATTCACCCGATGGGCGCTATATCTACTTTAGCCAAGATGACACGCCGGGTAAAACCTTCCATTACTCAAAGGATTCAGTCAACGGTATCTACAAAATCAAACGTTACGATACTCAAACTGGTGAGATTGAGATCTTGATTGAAGGCACAGGTGGTGCCATTCGGCCAACGCCAAGCCCAGACGGCACTAAGCTCGCCTATATTAAGCGCGATGATTTTCAGTCATCACTCTACCTACTCGACCTTAAGTCGGGAGAGACGACTAAGCTGTTTGGCGAACTTGACCGTGATATGCAAGAGACTTGGGCGATTCATGGCGTCTATCCAACAATGGCATGGACACAAGATAACAAGGATATTTTCTTCTGGGCTAAGGGAAAAATTAATCGCCTGAATGTTGCCAATAAGACACTCACAGATATTCCCTTCAGTGTAAAAACCGAGTTAGCAGTACAGCCCTCGGTACGCTTTAAGCAAGATATAGATAAAGACGTTTTTGATGTAAAAATGCTACGTATGGCGCAGGTCTCTCCTGATGGCAGCAAAGTCGCCTTCGAAGCTCTTGGCAAAATTTGGTTAAAATCCTTACCCGACGGCAAGATGTCACGCTTAACAGAACTGGATAAAAATATCGCAGAGCTTTATCCACAATGGTCGCGCGATGGTAAAAATATTGTTTTCACTACTTGGAATGACCAAGACCAAGGCACTGTACAAGTGATTAGCGCCAAAGGCGGCAAACCTAAGCAGCTAACATCTGAGCCAGGAAAGTATGTCGAACCCACATTTTCACCCGATGGTGAACTCGTAGTGTATCGTAAAACTCAAGGCGGTAACCTCACCCCAAAAACTTGGTCACAGGAACCCGGCCTGTACAAAGCCGATTTAAAAACCAAACAAAATAAGAAGATCAGTTCAGATGGCTATCAAGCCCAATTCGGTGCCAATGCCGATCGCGTCTTTTTTATGAATAGCAGCGAAGATGAAACGCCGCAGTTATCATCCATCAACTTAGACGGCTTCGATAAACGGGTTCATTACAGCAGCAAACATGCAACTGAATTTAGGGTTTCACCCGATGGTGAACAACTCGCCTTTGCCGAACGTTTTAAGGTTTGGGTAACGCCTTTTGCTAAACACGGTGAGACAGTTGAGATTGGTCCCAATGCCAGCAATCTACCCGTAAGCCAATTGAGTGCCCGTGCGGGCGAAAGTATCAGTTGGAACAGTAAAAGCGACCAACTATATTGGACGCTTGGCCCCGAACTTTATCAAGCCAAGGTTGACACTCAATATCGCAACAAAGATGAAAAGGCACAACCAAGCATTATCGATTTAGGCTTTACCGAAAAGGCCGATGTTCCACGTGGAACAATCGCGTTTATAGGTGGTAAAGTGATTACCATGGAAAATGACCAGGTAATTGATAATGGTGTGGTCATAGTTAAAGACAATCATATTGTCGCCGTAGGCGATGCCAATGTTGCGATTCCTAAGGATGCGCAGATCATCGACATCAAAGGCAAATCCATTATGCCAGGACTATTCGATGCCCACGCCCATGGACCGCAAGCGGATGATGAAATCGTGCCACAACAGAACTGGGCGCTCTACTCTGGATTATCTTTAGGCGTGACTACGATTCACGATCCATCGAATGACACCACAGAAATCTTTGCCGCGTCCGAACAACAGAAAGCAGGCAATATCGTTGGCCCACGCATATTCTCCACCGGCACCATACTTTATGGAGCCAATGCACCGGGTTACACGTCACATATCGACTCGCTGGATGATGCCAAATTCCATCTTGAACGCCTTAAAAAAGTCGGGGCATTTAGTGTAAAAAGTTATAACCAACCACGCCGTAATCAAAGGCAACAAGTCATAGCCGCTGCGCGTGAACTTGAAATGATGGTTGTCCCAGAAGGTGGCAGTTTGCTGCAACATAATTTAAGCATGATCGCCGATGGCCATACCACGGTTGAGCACTCGCTCCCCGTTGGTTCAATCTATAACGATATCAAACAGTTTTGGAGCCAGACTCAAGTTGGTTACACGCCAACCTTAGTGGTCGCCTATGGTGGTATTTCTGGTGAAAACTACTGGTACGATAAAACCGATGTATGGGCGCATCCACGCCTATCCATGTATGTCCCCGCCGATATTTTACAAGCCAGATCAATGCGACGCCCGCATGCGCCCGATAGTCACTATAATCATTTCAATGTTGCCAACGTAGCTAATGAGCTCAATAAGTTAGGGGTTCATCCTAATATTGGCGCTCACGGCCAACGAGAGGGTTTAGCGGCACACTGGGAAATGTGGATGTTTGCCCAAGGCGGCATGAGCAATATGGAGGTATTAAAAACGGCCACCATTAATCCGGCGACAACCTTTGGCTTGGAGCATCAGCTTGGCTCAATCAAAGAAGGTAAGCTCGCAGACTTGATCGTTATAGATGGTGATCCATTAGCCGACATTAGGGTCACCGACAAAGTCACTTATACTATGGTGAATGGTAAATTATTCAATGCAGAGACTATGAATAAGCTTAATGGGGATAAAGAACAGCGTAAGCCGTTTTTCTTTGAGAAAATCTAA
- a CDS encoding MOSC domain-containing protein produces MPKLLGIAYKTVKNGLMNEVLYANVTQLSGVEKDIFGRPGKRQVTVLSKQQWLIACQSINVDLPWTTRRANLFVDGLVFSSADVGKHLQIGELLLEITGETDPCKKMEVAHIGLEAALSPDWRGGVTCRVIVGAMIHQGDTVTLVTESLS; encoded by the coding sequence ATGCCAAAGCTGCTGGGGATTGCCTATAAAACTGTAAAGAATGGCTTAATGAATGAAGTTCTGTACGCCAATGTCACCCAACTCAGCGGTGTCGAAAAAGATATATTTGGCCGCCCTGGCAAACGCCAAGTCACAGTACTATCCAAACAGCAATGGCTGATTGCATGCCAAAGTATCAATGTAGATTTACCTTGGACGACTCGCAGAGCAAATCTATTCGTTGATGGTCTGGTATTTAGCAGTGCTGATGTTGGTAAACATTTGCAGATTGGTGAGTTACTACTTGAAATCACGGGTGAGACAGATCCCTGTAAAAAAATGGAAGTGGCCCATATTGGTTTAGAGGCTGCACTTTCTCCCGATTGGCGCGGTGGTGTAACTTGCCGAGTCATCGTGGGCGCGATGATCCATCAGGGCGATACAGTCACGTTAGTCACTGAATCACTCTCATAA
- the tusA gene encoding sulfurtransferase TusA, which translates to MNDAFSNAQHKLDALGLRCPEPVMMVRKTVRQMAAGETLLIIADDPATTRDIPSFCEFMDHTLIASETAQTPYQYLIKKGL; encoded by the coding sequence ATGAACGACGCTTTCTCAAACGCACAGCATAAACTCGATGCCCTAGGTTTACGCTGCCCAGAGCCTGTAATGATGGTGCGTAAAACAGTAAGACAAATGGCTGCTGGTGAGACACTGCTCATCATTGCCGATGATCCAGCAACAACTCGCGATATTCCCAGCTTTTGTGAGTTTATGGACCACACCCTTATCGCCAGCGAAACGGCTCAAACGCCATACCAATATTTGATCAAAAAAGGACTTTAG
- the fadA gene encoding acetyl-CoA C-acyltransferase FadA — protein sequence MKQAVIVDCIRTPMGRSKAGVFRNVRAETLSAELMKGLLLRNPQLDPNLIEDVIWGCVQQTLEQGFNIARNASLLAGIPKTAGAVTVNRLCGSSMDAIHQAARAIMTGMGDTFIIGGVEHMGHVPMSHGVDFHPGLANNVAKASGMMGLTAEMLGKLHGITREQQDAFAVRSHQRAYAATIEGRFAKEIYGIEGHDANGALIKVLQDEVIRPETTMESLAALRPVFDPVNGTVTAGTSSALSDGASAMLIMEESKARALGLPIRARIRSMAVAGCDAAIMGYGPVPATQKALARAGITVADLDVIELNEAFAAQSLPCVKDLGLADVVDDKINLNGGAIALGHPLGCSGARISTTLINLMEDKDATLGLATMCIGLGQGIATVFERV from the coding sequence ATGAAACAAGCTGTTATCGTAGACTGCATCCGTACTCCGATGGGCCGCTCAAAGGCTGGCGTATTTCGTAATGTACGTGCAGAAACTCTGTCTGCCGAATTGATGAAAGGTCTGTTGCTGCGTAATCCGCAACTCGACCCAAACCTAATTGAAGACGTGATTTGGGGCTGTGTGCAACAAACCCTAGAGCAAGGCTTCAACATCGCCCGTAATGCTTCGCTATTAGCCGGCATTCCAAAGACCGCTGGCGCTGTGACGGTTAACCGCCTATGTGGTTCGTCAATGGATGCTATCCATCAAGCGGCGCGTGCGATTATGACTGGCATGGGCGACACCTTTATTATCGGTGGCGTAGAACATATGGGCCATGTACCTATGAGCCATGGTGTCGACTTCCACCCAGGTCTTGCTAACAACGTGGCAAAAGCCTCTGGCATGATGGGGTTAACTGCTGAAATGCTGGGTAAACTGCACGGTATTACCCGTGAACAGCAAGATGCTTTTGCAGTACGTTCTCATCAACGTGCTTATGCCGCGACGATTGAAGGCCGCTTTGCTAAGGAAATCTATGGCATTGAAGGTCACGATGCTAACGGTGCCTTAATTAAAGTACTGCAAGACGAAGTGATCCGCCCAGAAACCACAATGGAATCTCTAGCAGCACTGCGTCCAGTATTTGATCCAGTCAACGGTACTGTGACTGCAGGTACTTCTTCTGCACTGTCTGATGGCGCTTCAGCCATGCTGATCATGGAAGAATCTAAAGCGCGCGCACTTGGCTTACCGATTCGTGCACGTATTCGCTCGATGGCGGTTGCGGGTTGTGATGCGGCGATCATGGGTTACGGCCCTGTTCCTGCCACGCAAAAAGCGCTGGCTCGTGCCGGTATCACAGTTGCCGATTTAGATGTGATTGAACTGAACGAAGCATTTGCAGCTCAGTCTTTACCTTGTGTAAAAGATTTAGGCTTAGCGGATGTGGTTGACGACAAAATCAACCTCAACGGCGGTGCGATTGCACTAGGTCACCCACTGGGCTGTTCAGGCGCACGTATCTCTACTACGCTGATCAACTTGATGGAAGACAAAGACGCGACCTTAGGTTTAGCGACCATGTGTATTGGTTTAGGCCAAGGTATCGCCACTGTTTTCGAACGCGTTTAA